In Zingiber officinale cultivar Zhangliang chromosome 6A, Zo_v1.1, whole genome shotgun sequence, a single genomic region encodes these proteins:
- the LOC121995745 gene encoding peroxidase P7-like: MAKFSNGCVIVVALIGFLAMLSRTANGQLSSTFYSSTCPNLQSIVRSAMTQAVNREKRIGASILRLFFHDCFVNGCDGSILLDDTSSFTGEKTAGPNNNSVRGFDVIDTIKTNVESACPSTVSCADILALAARDGVVLLGGPTWTVLLGRRDATTASLSTANSDLPSPASSLAQLISAFSNKGLNARDLTALSGGHTIGQSRCVNFRAHIYNDANIDSAFATSRQANCPSASGSSDDNLAPLDLQTPVVFDNDYYKNLVVRKGLLHSDQELFNNGSQDSLVRQYSNNNAAFSNDFTAAMIKMGNISPLTGTSGQIRVNCRKVNG; the protein is encoded by the exons ATGGCCAAGTTCTCAAACGGCTGCGTGATCGTCGTCGCCCTGATCGGTTTCCTCGCGATGCTTTCGCGTACTGCGAACGGGCAGCTCTCCTCCACGTTCTACAGCAGCACGTGCCCTAATCTGCAGAGCATCGTCCGGTCGGCCATGACGCAGGCCGTCAACAGAGAGAAGAGGATCGGAGCATCCATCCTCCGTCTCTTCTTCCATGACTGCTTTGTCAAC GGCTGTGACGGCTCGATTCTGTTGGACGACACGTCGAGTTTCACCGGCGAGAAGACCGCCGGCCCAAATAACAACTCTGTCCGTGGCTTCGACGTCATCGACACAATCAAAACCAACGTCGAATCCGCTTGCCCTTCCACTGTCTCCTGCGCTGACATTCTTGCCCTTGCTGCCCGAGACGGCGTAGTCTTG CTTGGGGGACCCACGTGGACGGTGCTGCTGGGGCGGCGGGACGCCACCACCGCCAGCTTGAGCACCGCCAACAGCGACCTCCCCAGCCCGGCCTCCAGCCTCGCCCAGCTCATCTCCGCCTTCTCTAACAAGGGCCTCAACGCCCGCGACTTGACGGCGCTATCCGGCGGGCACACCATCGGCCAGTCCCGCTGCGTCAACTTCCGGGCCCACATCTACAACGACGCCAACATCGACTCCGCCTTCGCCACCAGCCGCCAGGCCAACTGCCCGTCGGCCTCGGGCAGCAGCGACGACAACTTGGCCCCGCTGGATCTCCAGACGCCGGTGGTGTTCGACAACGACTACTACAAGAATCTGGTGGTGCGGAAAGGTCTCCTCCATTCGGACCAGGAGCTCTTCAACAACGGGTCGCAGGACTCGCTGGTGCGGCAGTACAGCAACAACAACGCGGCCTTCTCCAACGACTTCACGGCGGCCATGATCAAGATGGGCAACATCAGCCCGCTCACTGGAACAAGTGGACAGATTCGTGTCAATTGCAGGAAAGTCAACGGTTAA